The region AAACATGGCAGGCAAAAAAAATGACGCACTCAGCGTCATTTTTCATCTAATACTTTTATTCAGGCAGTGACTAAAGACGTATCTACGTCCATGCCTGGTGCTGGCATAGTCACTGGCTCATCGAATGTTGCCCATTCCCAAGCAGATTCTGACGCCATGATCTCACGCAGTAGCTTATTGTTAAGGCCATGACCTGATTTGAAACACGTGATCTTACCCAGAATATTGTGCCCTGCCATAAACATGTCACCCACACAATCCAGGATCTTATGCTTCACAAACTCATCTTTATAGCGCAACCCGTTCGGGTTCAAAACCTTGAACTCGTCCAAAACAACAGCATTATCCATACTGCCACCCAGAGCAAGATTGTTTGCATGCATATACTCGATGTCTTTCATGAAACCGAATGTACGCGCGCGGCTGATCTCTTCTGTAAAGCTCTGTGCGGTAATGTCCAGGCCAATACGCTGACGACTGGCGTTAATTGCCGGATGGTTGAACGCAATCTCAAAGTCGATGTGGAAACCGTCATAAGGCTCAATTTCAGCCCATTTGTCGCCGTCTTCCACACGCACTTTTTCTTTGATGCGAATAAAGCGCTTTGCCTGATTCTGCTCTGCAATACCGCCTTTTTGCAGCAAGTAGATGAAAGGTAATGCACTACCGTCCATAATCGGTACTTCTGCACTATCCAGCTCAACGATTAGGTTATCAATACCCAGTGCCGCAACGGCCGCAATTAAATGCTCCGTTGTTGACAGACGAACACCATCTTTATTGGTCAAACAAGTACACAATTGCGTGTCGCCCACAGCTTCGGGGGTTGTTTCAAAATCGACAACCGGGTCGAGATCTACGCGACGAAATACGATCCCCGTATTTACGCTCGCAGGTCGGAGAGTGATCGTGACCTTTTCACCTTTGTGTAATCCTACACCTGTGGCTTTAACGACTTCAGCAATCGTTCGTTGTTTTATCATAGGTTCGTCCGCTTCTGACTGGTTAATGACTAATTAGACCGCGAATTCTACCATAGATAGAAGGCGCTGCCAATCGTTTGTTTTTTAACCTGACGTTAATCAGATTGTTTGCGCAAAAACGCAGGGATATCAAAGTAATCCCCTTTTTCCTTACCACTTGAGCTATTCGACGACGCAGGTGTACTCGCCGGCTTAGGCTCTGACGTTGTGACGCTGTTTTGCTCAGGTTCACTACTTTCACCTGTGGTTTGCGTAAAGCTAGGGACAAACATATTCTGCCCTTTACCACCTTCGCTGTCAGAACCGACCGCCCTTTTGAGGCCATTGTCAACAATGCCAAATTGAGGTCTACGCTCGCCACCAAGGCCAGTTGCGACCACAGTCACACGCAGCTCTTCACTCATCTCTGGGTCGATAACAGCACCAACCACCACAGTTGCATTTTCAGACGCCAATGCTTTCACATGGTTCCCCACAATCTCAAACTCTTCAATTGTGATGTCCATGCCAGCCGTAATGTTAACCAAAATACCTTTAGCACCAGTTAAATCAACATCTTCAAGCAATGGGCTGGAAATCGCAGCTTCTGCCGCTTCCTGTGCCCGATCTGGACCACTGGCCGCCGCTGTGCCCATCATTGCCGTACCCATCGCCGACATAACAGTGCGCACATCCGCAAAGTCTACATTGATCAAACCAGAACGCGTGATCAATTCGGCAATACCCTGTACCGCGCCGTACAATACGTCGTTTGCTTTAGCGAAGGCATCTAATAATGTAGTACCTTTACCTAAAACTTTAAGTAACTTGTTGTTAGGAATTGTGATAAGAGAATCTACAATTTCTGACAACTCGCCAATTCCCTGATCGGCTGCTGCCATACGCTTTTTGCCTTCCAAATCGAAAGGACGCGTCACCACTGCTACAGTCAGGATGCCTAACTCTTTGGCTACACGCGCAACAACTGGCGCCGCACCTGTGCCTGTTCCACCACCCATACCGGCAGCGATAAACACCATGTCTGCCCCTTCAAGGCTAGCTTTGATGGCATCGACATCTTCTTCTGCTGCGCTACGACCAACTTCCGGGTTTGCACCGGCGCCTAACCCTTGAGTGATCTGCGTACCCAGCTGTACAGTGACATCGGCTGAGGACTTGCGCAATGCCTGCGCATCGGTGTTCGCTACGATGAAGCGAACGCCTTCAATTTCCTGCTTTACCATATGCTCTACAGCGTTACCACCGCCGCCACCGACGCCGATGACTTTAATAACGGCTTCTTCACCGTGTTGTTCCATAATATCAAACATCTTCACTCTCCGACTTGAGCTTAAAACTCACCTTGGAACCATTTAGTGATCCGGTTCCACCAACCATCTTCGGCATCCGCTTTCGTCCTGTGTGCATTTTTGACTTGCAGCGTTCGGCCGTATTGTAACAAACCTACCGCTGTTGCGTATGCCGGATCATCAACATAATCGGTTAACCCTGTTATCCCTACAGGCTTACCAACACGAACGGGCATCTGAAAAATGTCTTCCGCCACTTCCAGTGCACCTTTCATTTTCGCACTGCCGCCGGTAAGTACAATCCCCGCGGCAATTTGATCTTCAAATCCAGACCGACGTATCTCTTCAAGTACGAGCTCAAACAGTTCTCTAAATCTGGGCTCAACAACCTCAGATAAGGTGTGTCGAGACATAATCCGCGCAGGTCTTCCTCCTACGCTGGGTACTTCAATCGTTTCTTCGTTGCTGGCCATCTGGCTGCTCGCATAGGCATATTGTACCTTTAGCGATTCAGCGTGAGAAATAGGGGTGCGGAAAATTTTTGCAATATCCCCAGTTACCTGATTGCCAGCAACCGGAATAACGGCGGTATGGCGCAATGCACCATTGACGTAGATGGCAATGTCCATGGTACCACCACCAATATCAACAACCGCCACGCCCAGCTCTTTTTCGTCTTCAGTCAACACTGAATAACAAGAGGCCAGAGCCGTAAAGGTCAACTGATCGACCTGTAACCCACAACGCTCAACACACTTTTCGATGTTTTTCGCCATGTCGTTTGAACAGGTAATGATATGCGCCTTGGCTTCCATTCGCACACCGCTCATTCCCAGTGGATTCTTAATGCCTTCTTGCATATCCACGCTATATTCCTGGGGCAGCGAATGCAGCATTTTACGCTCTGCTGACATTGGTACCGAGCGTGCGATATGGATCACATTGGCAATGTCATCATCTGTGATCTCTGCATTATTATTAATCGCAACAACGCCGCTTTCATTCTGACACTGAATGTGCTTACCAGAAATACCGAGATACACGGAGCTGATCCGGCAATCCGCCATCAGCTCAGCTTCGTCAACAGCACGCTTGATAGAATCAGACACCAGATTGAGGTCGTTGACACCTCCTTTATCCATACCATGGGCAACCTGATTTCCGACCCCCACGATGCTCAGCTGGTTGTCTGCGGTGATCTCCCCAACCGTTGCAACCACTTTAGAAGTGCCCACATCCAGTCCAATCACTAAGTTTCTCTCTGCTGACTTGGTCATGCTTTACTCTTATCTTTATTGTCTTCGTTCTGGCTGAACTTCCAGCTAACCGCCAGTCCCGTATCATACCTCAGGTCAATCGCATCTACCTGAGCGCCCTCAGGCTTTTCCAGCCTTGGGTAAACATCTATAAACCTCTGAACACGCTGTGCTTTATCTTCACGGCCCAGATTAAGTCGAATGCCGTTGTCCAGCCATAACTGCCAGGCAAATCGCTCTGAAAGTGCCAGACTGACCAGATTAAACCGATTTACAGCCAGCATTTCTTTTAATTGTACAAACGTCTGCCAGGCTTCTACTTCACTGCCTTCGGGGCCGTATAGCTCTGGTAGCGTCTCTGGCAGTCGAGTGCTGTTGGCCTGAAACACACCGCCAGCACTATTTAACAACAGGTCACTATTCCAATAAGCAACCGGTTTATGTTCAACCACATATACCTGCAAGGCATCTGGCCATTGCTTCCTGACCGAGACGGTCGCCACCCAAGGCAAAGCTTGTACCTGATCGTGTACTGCCTTTACATCGAGTTCAAAGAAACTCGATAGATCCGCTTTTCGGATCGCTGCCACAATGTCTCTTTCCGCCGTGTAATAGGGCTGCCCAAGTACCGTCAGGGTCTTGATTTGGGTATCTCTGTGTTGAGTCAACCAGTCACGAGCCCACAAGCCAGTTTGCACCAGACCAATTAGCACAATCAGGAAAAAACCCACACCAAAAACCAATGACCAGTTGACACTGTGTTTTAGAGCAGCGATTTTTCCCAAAAGAGCACGCATATTAAAGGGTTTGCTCCAAAATGCGAATAACTAATTGCTTAAATGACAACCCATTTTGCTTTGCAGCCATAGGGACCAAAGATTTTTCCGTCATTCCCGGTACCGTATTCACTTCCAGCAGATAAAACTGACCATTGCCATCTTGCATGGCATCTACCCGACCCCAGCCTGTTGCGCCAACCAGCTCAAATGCATGTTTGGCCATCACCTGCAACTGCTCGGTATGCGCCGCACTGATATCTGCCGGACAATAGTATTCTGTGCTATTGGCCTGATACTTTGCCTGATAATCATAAAATCCCCGAGGTGTGCGCATTTCAATTACAGGGAGTGCCTCTTCTGCAAGCATAGCAACGGTAAACTCTCTGCCTTCAATCCACTGCTCAACAAGCACTTCATCATCATATTTAAATGCTTCATTAAGTGCATCCTGCAGCTCCTGCGCCGACGTCGCCTGAGTCATACCAATACTGGAGCCCTCGTGACTTGGCTTAACCATAACTTTGCCAAATTCAGCCATGAGTACGCAGGTATCGATATCCTGAGATGCTTTGACCACACAGTAGCGCGCCGTACTCAACTTGGCAGATTCAAACAATTGTTTGCAACGGATCTTATCCATCGCCAGGGCACTACCAAGCACACCACTACCAGTGTAAGGTAACCCCATAAATTCAAGTGCACCTTGCACTGTACCATCTTCACCACCTCGGCCATGCAAAGCGATAAATACCCTGTCAACCTTGAGACT is a window of Pseudoalteromonas sp. R3 DNA encoding:
- the lpxC gene encoding UDP-3-O-acyl-N-acetylglucosamine deacetylase, giving the protein MIKQRTIAEVVKATGVGLHKGEKVTITLRPASVNTGIVFRRVDLDPVVDFETTPEAVGDTQLCTCLTNKDGVRLSTTEHLIAAVAALGIDNLIVELDSAEVPIMDGSALPFIYLLQKGGIAEQNQAKRFIRIKEKVRVEDGDKWAEIEPYDGFHIDFEIAFNHPAINASRQRIGLDITAQSFTEEISRARTFGFMKDIEYMHANNLALGGSMDNAVVLDEFKVLNPNGLRYKDEFVKHKILDCVGDMFMAGHNILGKITCFKSGHGLNNKLLREIMASESAWEWATFDEPVTMPAPGMDVDTSLVTA
- the ftsZ gene encoding cell division protein FtsZ encodes the protein MFDIMEQHGEEAVIKVIGVGGGGGNAVEHMVKQEIEGVRFIVANTDAQALRKSSADVTVQLGTQITQGLGAGANPEVGRSAAEEDVDAIKASLEGADMVFIAAGMGGGTGTGAAPVVARVAKELGILTVAVVTRPFDLEGKKRMAAADQGIGELSEIVDSLITIPNNKLLKVLGKGTTLLDAFAKANDVLYGAVQGIAELITRSGLINVDFADVRTVMSAMGTAMMGTAAASGPDRAQEAAEAAISSPLLEDVDLTGAKGILVNITAGMDITIEEFEIVGNHVKALASENATVVVGAVIDPEMSEELRVTVVATGLGGERRPQFGIVDNGLKRAVGSDSEGGKGQNMFVPSFTQTTGESSEPEQNSVTTSEPKPASTPASSNSSSGKEKGDYFDIPAFLRKQSD
- the ftsA gene encoding cell division protein FtsA, with the translated sequence MTKSAERNLVIGLDVGTSKVVATVGEITADNQLSIVGVGNQVAHGMDKGGVNDLNLVSDSIKRAVDEAELMADCRISSVYLGISGKHIQCQNESGVVAINNNAEITDDDIANVIHIARSVPMSAERKMLHSLPQEYSVDMQEGIKNPLGMSGVRMEAKAHIITCSNDMAKNIEKCVERCGLQVDQLTFTALASCYSVLTEDEKELGVAVVDIGGGTMDIAIYVNGALRHTAVIPVAGNQVTGDIAKIFRTPISHAESLKVQYAYASSQMASNEETIEVPSVGGRPARIMSRHTLSEVVEPRFRELFELVLEEIRRSGFEDQIAAGIVLTGGSAKMKGALEVAEDIFQMPVRVGKPVGITGLTDYVDDPAYATAVGLLQYGRTLQVKNAHRTKADAEDGWWNRITKWFQGEF
- a CDS encoding cell division protein FtsQ/DivIB, with amino-acid sequence MRALLGKIAALKHSVNWSLVFGVGFFLIVLIGLVQTGLWARDWLTQHRDTQIKTLTVLGQPYYTAERDIVAAIRKADLSSFFELDVKAVHDQVQALPWVATVSVRKQWPDALQVYVVEHKPVAYWNSDLLLNSAGGVFQANSTRLPETLPELYGPEGSEVEAWQTFVQLKEMLAVNRFNLVSLALSERFAWQLWLDNGIRLNLGREDKAQRVQRFIDVYPRLEKPEGAQVDAIDLRYDTGLAVSWKFSQNEDNKDKSKA
- a CDS encoding D-alanine--D-alanine ligase, whose translation is MSEFGKVAVLLGGHSAEREVSLKSGQAIINALEEAGVEVVPFDPAERNLWELKSLKVDRVFIALHGRGGEDGTVQGALEFMGLPYTGSGVLGSALAMDKIRCKQLFESAKLSTARYCVVKASQDIDTCVLMAEFGKVMVKPSHEGSSIGMTQATSAQELQDALNEAFKYDDEVLVEQWIEGREFTVAMLAEEALPVIEMRTPRGFYDYQAKYQANSTEYYCPADISAAHTEQLQVMAKHAFELVGATGWGRVDAMQDGNGQFYLLEVNTVPGMTEKSLVPMAAKQNGLSFKQLVIRILEQTL